Proteins from a genomic interval of Hydrogenophaga sp. PAMC20947:
- a CDS encoding acyl-CoA carboxylase subunit beta, producing the protein MQDILEQLEKKRAAARMGGGQKRIDAQHAKGKLTARERLEVLLDEGTFEEWDMFVEHRCTDFGMQDNKIPGDGVVTGYGMINGRLVFVYSQDFTVFGGALSEAHAEKICKVMDQAMKVGAPVIGLNDSGGARIQEGVASLGGYAEVFQRNVMASGVVPQISMIMGPSAGGAVYSPAMTDFIFMVKDSSYMFVTGPEVVKTVTHESVTAEELGGAITHTTKSGVADLAFENDVEALLMLRRLYNYLPLSNREKAPVRPSGDPIDRMERSLDTLVPENPNKPYDMKELIVKTVDDGDFFELQPEYAKNILIGFARMDGQTVGIVANQPLVLAGCLDIKSSIKAARFVRFCDAFNIPVITFVDVPGFMPGTSQEFGGIIKHGAKLLYAYAECTVPKITVITRKAYGGAYDVMASKHLRGDVNFAWPNAEIAVMGAKGAVEIIFREDKGNPEKLAAKEAEYKARFANPFVASARGYVDDVILPHETRKRICRSLVMLKDKKIENPWRKHGNIPL; encoded by the coding sequence ATGCAAGACATCCTGGAACAACTGGAGAAGAAGCGCGCCGCGGCACGAATGGGCGGCGGGCAAAAGCGCATTGATGCGCAGCATGCCAAAGGCAAACTGACCGCACGCGAGCGGTTGGAGGTTTTGCTTGACGAAGGAACCTTCGAAGAGTGGGACATGTTTGTTGAGCACCGCTGTACCGATTTTGGTATGCAAGACAACAAGATCCCGGGCGATGGCGTGGTCACCGGCTACGGCATGATCAACGGCCGCCTGGTGTTCGTTTACAGCCAGGACTTCACGGTCTTCGGCGGGGCGCTTTCGGAAGCCCACGCCGAGAAAATCTGCAAGGTGATGGACCAGGCCATGAAGGTTGGTGCGCCGGTGATCGGCCTCAACGACTCGGGTGGCGCCCGCATCCAGGAAGGCGTGGCTTCGCTCGGCGGCTATGCCGAGGTGTTCCAGCGCAACGTGATGGCCAGCGGCGTGGTGCCGCAGATCAGCATGATCATGGGCCCGTCGGCCGGTGGCGCGGTGTATTCACCTGCCATGACCGATTTCATCTTCATGGTGAAAGATTCCAGCTACATGTTTGTCACCGGCCCCGAGGTGGTGAAGACCGTGACACACGAGAGCGTGACAGCCGAAGAGCTGGGCGGCGCCATCACGCACACCACCAAGAGCGGTGTGGCCGATCTGGCGTTTGAAAACGATGTCGAAGCACTGCTGATGCTGCGCCGGCTCTACAACTACCTGCCACTCTCCAACCGCGAGAAAGCGCCCGTGCGGCCCAGCGGCGATCCGATTGACCGCATGGAGCGCAGCCTCGATACGCTGGTGCCCGAGAACCCGAACAAGCCGTACGACATGAAAGAGCTCATCGTCAAAACGGTGGACGATGGCGACTTCTTCGAGCTGCAACCCGAATACGCCAAAAACATTCTGATTGGCTTTGCCCGCATGGACGGACAGACGGTTGGCATCGTGGCCAACCAGCCGCTGGTGTTGGCCGGTTGCCTGGACATCAAGTCGAGCATCAAGGCCGCACGTTTCGTGCGTTTTTGCGATGCTTTCAACATCCCCGTGATCACGTTTGTCGACGTACCCGGCTTCATGCCCGGTACCTCGCAGGAATTCGGCGGCATCATCAAACACGGCGCCAAGCTCCTCTATGCCTACGCCGAATGCACCGTGCCCAAGATCACCGTGATCACGCGCAAGGCCTATGGCGGCGCCTACGATGTGATGGCCTCCAAGCACTTGCGCGGCGATGTGAACTTCGCCTGGCCCAACGCCGAGATCGCCGTGATGGGCGCCAAAGGCGCCGTTGAAATCATCTTCCGCGAAGACAAGGGCAACCCCGAAAAGCTCGCCGCCAAAGAAGCCGAATACAAGGCCCGCTTCGCCAACCCGTTTGTGGCCAGTGCGCGCGGCTATGTCGACGACGTGATCCTGCCGCACGAAACGCGCAAGCGCATCTGCCGCTCGCTGGTGATGCTGAAAGACAAGAAGATCGAGAACCCTTGGCGCAAGCACGGCAATATTCCGCTGTGA
- a CDS encoding cupin domain-containing protein — MNDHNHTPPRLIKLSLQPEGAPELDRPKPERLIRGNPLRETWNRVTDELSAGQVYFGVWRCELGHWRIAMGPTERELFTVLAGRCRVHDEQGHFEEATVGEAIYIPPGFSGTFEVLEALTKTYMICE; from the coding sequence ATGAACGACCACAATCACACCCCACCACGCTTGATCAAGCTCTCGCTCCAGCCAGAGGGCGCGCCCGAGCTGGACCGCCCCAAACCAGAGCGGCTGATCCGGGGAAACCCCTTGCGGGAGACTTGGAACCGGGTGACCGATGAACTGTCGGCAGGTCAGGTGTATTTCGGTGTCTGGCGCTGCGAGCTTGGGCACTGGCGCATTGCCATGGGCCCAACCGAGCGGGAGCTGTTCACTGTTTTGGCGGGGCGCTGCCGGGTGCACGACGAACAGGGGCACTTTGAAGAGGCCACTGTCGGCGAAGCGATCTACATACCCCCGGGGTTCTCAGGGACGTTTGAGGTGTTGGAAGCGCTGACCAAGACCTACATGATTTGCGAATAG
- a CDS encoding methyl-accepting chemotaxis protein, which translates to MMAFRPLKPGVWLMRRLMLPTKLILMSLVLVVPLVVVSLVLVQRLGEGISFTRNELGGARITAQLAEVTTLIQQHRGQTNMLLSGSTDVRSALTETRARLNQALVDTDAVLAKWPDLSLGEAWQPLRQALQALPDTEQLGAENSFALHTSKVEEAARFVYTVGERSQLLFDPEPASFFLMDMAVTRTGPWGESLGRIRGLGAGWFSEPAPVAAPEVTTAAAAAPEAATAAAATPEAATAALGRLRLMLSDLDSKSRSQAFAMTFPARHGEGDLAGDAALQATQTFAQLTQRALDAPGSVDGKAFFEAGTTAIAAVTLYERNVLDRLSSLLESRVISLESQRAWAMTGTGLGLAALIYLLMSFYLSFVVDFREVVAAMRETCKGNLRTKVRVQGHDELGQMSQLLEDMIGRLSEMVAQVRSNSALVAHAGRNLALGNRDLADRTEQQASNLEQTVASVQELSSTVNQNAATAGDSDAQAAQVRDVAESGAQAMGKAVTSVEAIQKSAQQMNEIIGVIDSLAFQTNILALNAAVEAARAGEQGRGFAVVANEVRTLAQRSAGSAKEIRQLIEASASQVASSVSQIRAVGSNMEQIVNGVRGVAANMSLISSASAEQSSGLSEISSAVGQLDSITQRNAQMVERAVSQANQLEGRAANLAQAVASFMLQQGTAEEAMALVQRALSFRENGGARDAFVRGLTDPAQGFFDRDMYVFALDRQGTYRAFGGKPDKVGSRVQDIPGVDGEALLQSIIEQAQTEPGWVEYDIVNPLSGALQGKMSYVTQVDDLYIGCGVYKTAIARVSA; encoded by the coding sequence ATGATGGCCTTTCGACCCCTCAAGCCCGGCGTGTGGTTGATGCGCCGCCTGATGCTGCCCACCAAGCTGATCTTGATGTCACTGGTGTTGGTGGTTCCGCTGGTGGTGGTGTCCCTGGTTTTGGTGCAGCGGCTTGGCGAGGGCATCAGCTTCACCCGCAACGAGCTGGGCGGCGCTCGGATCACGGCTCAACTGGCGGAGGTCACCACCCTGATTCAGCAGCATCGCGGGCAGACAAATATGCTGCTCTCCGGTTCCACCGACGTTCGCAGCGCATTGACCGAAACCCGCGCCCGTTTGAACCAGGCGCTGGTAGATACGGATGCCGTGTTGGCCAAGTGGCCCGATCTTTCTTTGGGGGAGGCTTGGCAGCCCTTGCGTCAGGCCTTGCAGGCCCTGCCCGACACAGAGCAGTTGGGCGCAGAGAATTCTTTTGCCTTGCACACCAGCAAGGTGGAAGAAGCGGCGCGCTTTGTCTATACCGTGGGGGAACGATCCCAGCTGTTGTTTGATCCGGAGCCGGCCAGCTTCTTCCTGATGGACATGGCGGTCACCCGCACGGGGCCTTGGGGCGAATCGCTCGGGCGCATTCGCGGATTGGGCGCGGGTTGGTTCAGTGAGCCCGCTCCCGTTGCCGCCCCCGAAGTTACTACAGCTGCAGCCGCCGCCCCTGAAGCCGCTACAGCTGCAGCAGCCACCCCCGAAGCCGCTACAGCTGCGTTGGGACGCCTGCGCCTGATGTTGAGCGATCTCGACTCAAAGAGCCGCTCACAGGCTTTTGCGATGACGTTCCCCGCCCGCCATGGAGAGGGTGATCTCGCCGGCGACGCTGCCTTGCAAGCCACGCAGACCTTTGCGCAGCTGACTCAGCGGGCGTTGGATGCGCCGGGAAGTGTGGACGGAAAGGCATTTTTTGAGGCCGGCACAACCGCAATTGCTGCTGTGACGCTTTACGAGCGCAACGTTCTGGACCGTTTGTCTTCGTTGTTGGAATCCCGTGTGATCTCCCTGGAGTCGCAACGTGCGTGGGCAATGACAGGTACCGGGTTGGGTCTTGCTGCCCTGATCTATCTATTGATGTCCTTCTACCTCAGCTTTGTCGTCGATTTTCGCGAAGTGGTCGCCGCCATGCGGGAAACCTGCAAAGGCAATCTGCGCACCAAGGTGCGCGTTCAAGGGCATGACGAGCTGGGGCAGATGTCGCAATTGCTGGAGGACATGATTGGCCGCCTTTCCGAAATGGTGGCGCAGGTGCGCAGCAATTCGGCGTTGGTGGCCCATGCGGGTAGAAACCTCGCCCTGGGCAACCGCGATCTGGCCGATCGCACCGAACAGCAAGCGTCCAATCTGGAGCAAACAGTAGCGAGCGTGCAAGAACTCTCAAGTACCGTGAACCAGAATGCAGCCACCGCAGGCGATTCTGATGCACAGGCGGCGCAGGTGCGCGACGTGGCCGAGTCTGGTGCTCAGGCCATGGGGAAAGCGGTCACGTCGGTTGAGGCTATCCAGAAGAGTGCCCAGCAGATGAATGAAATCATTGGGGTGATCGACAGCCTGGCATTTCAGACCAACATCCTCGCGCTGAACGCCGCAGTGGAAGCGGCTCGCGCGGGGGAACAGGGCCGCGGGTTCGCGGTCGTCGCCAATGAGGTGCGAACTTTGGCGCAGCGCTCGGCAGGGTCGGCCAAGGAAATCCGCCAACTGATCGAAGCTTCGGCATCTCAGGTGGCGTCCAGTGTGTCCCAGATTCGCGCTGTGGGCAGCAACATGGAGCAAATCGTCAATGGCGTGCGTGGCGTTGCGGCCAACATGTCGTTGATTTCTTCGGCCAGCGCGGAACAGAGCTCTGGCCTCAGCGAAATTTCGTCGGCCGTCGGGCAGCTGGACTCCATTACCCAGCGCAATGCCCAGATGGTAGAGCGGGCCGTCAGTCAAGCCAATCAGCTGGAGGGGCGAGCCGCTAACCTGGCCCAGGCAGTGGCTTCTTTCATGTTGCAGCAGGGGACCGCAGAGGAAGCCATGGCGCTGGTGCAGCGTGCTTTGAGTTTTCGGGAAAATGGGGGTGCTCGAGATGCATTTGTCCGGGGCCTGACAGACCCGGCACAAGGATTTTTTGACCGTGATATGTATGTCTTTGCCCTGGATCGCCAAGGGACCTACCGCGCCTTTGGTGGCAAGCCCGACAAAGTGGGCAGCCGGGTGCAGGATATTCCGGGTGTCGATGGAGAGGCACTGCTGCAATCCATCATCGAACAAGCCCAGACCGAACCGGGCTGGGTTGAATACGACATCGTGAACCCGTTGAGCGGAGCGCTCCAGGGGAAAATGTCTTACGTTACCCAGGTGGATGACCTGTACATTGGTTGCGGTGTCTACAAGACCGCCATTGCGCGGGTGAGCGCCTGA
- the bioB gene encoding biotin synthase BioB: MSLEAVSATVSQSIQPVGVHRPLKSTVTAAGPWSVADVQVLLDLPFMELMHRAQLVHRQHFPAGDIELATLLSVKTGGCPENCGYCPQAAQYDTGVTAQKLMEVDEVIQAAQAAKDAGATRFCMGAAWRAPKDRDVLKVAELIVAVKGLGLQTCATLGMLEPHHAGQLKAAGLDYYNHNLDTSAEYYGQVVDTRTYQDRLDTLNSVRQAGISVCCGGIVGMGESPVDRAGLIAQLANLNPYPESVPINSLVRVPGTPLADAPPIDPLDFVPVIAVARITMPTARVRLSAGRQQLGEAVQALCFLAGANSIFYGDKLLVTGNPDADADMSLLNKLGLKASTVSITPTDDQTSQEACA, encoded by the coding sequence GTGAGTCTTGAAGCCGTTTCCGCTACCGTTTCCCAGTCCATTCAGCCTGTTGGCGTGCACCGGCCATTGAAGTCAACCGTTACCGCTGCCGGCCCATGGTCGGTTGCCGATGTGCAGGTGCTGCTTGATCTGCCTTTCATGGAGCTGATGCACCGCGCCCAGTTGGTGCACCGCCAGCATTTCCCTGCAGGCGATATCGAGCTGGCAACGTTGCTGTCGGTGAAGACCGGGGGGTGCCCTGAAAACTGTGGCTATTGCCCCCAGGCTGCGCAGTACGACACTGGTGTGACCGCTCAAAAGCTGATGGAAGTGGACGAGGTGATACAAGCGGCACAGGCCGCCAAAGACGCAGGCGCCACCCGTTTTTGCATGGGCGCCGCCTGGCGTGCCCCGAAAGACCGCGATGTGCTCAAGGTGGCCGAGCTGATTGTTGCGGTCAAGGGTCTGGGTCTGCAGACCTGTGCCACGCTGGGCATGCTCGAACCTCACCATGCCGGGCAACTCAAGGCCGCTGGCCTTGATTACTACAACCACAACCTCGATACTTCCGCCGAGTACTACGGCCAGGTGGTGGACACCCGGACGTACCAAGACAGGCTGGACACGCTCAACAGCGTGCGCCAGGCGGGCATCAGCGTGTGTTGCGGCGGCATTGTGGGCATGGGAGAGTCGCCGGTGGACCGTGCCGGGCTGATCGCTCAGCTGGCCAATTTGAATCCCTATCCGGAGTCGGTGCCCATCAACAGCTTGGTTCGCGTGCCCGGTACGCCGCTCGCCGATGCGCCTCCCATCGATCCGCTGGATTTCGTTCCCGTGATCGCTGTGGCCCGCATCACCATGCCCACGGCCCGTGTGCGGCTTTCGGCGGGCCGCCAACAGCTGGGTGAGGCGGTTCAGGCCTTGTGTTTTCTCGCCGGTGCCAATTCCATTTTCTACGGCGACAAGCTACTGGTCACAGGCAACCCGGACGCCGACGCCGACATGTCTTTGCTGAACAAGCTGGGTTTGAAGGCCAGTACGGTCAGCATCACCCCAACCGACGATCAAACCAGCCAGGAGGCCTGCGCATGA
- the rsxB gene encoding electron transport complex subunit RsxB — translation MNPLARRINAALPQTQCTRCGYPDCAGYAQALADGEAGINQCPPGGFEGVVRLAAITGRAVQALDPLFGIEGPLTVAVIDEDWCIGCTLCIKVCPTDAIMGTNKRMHTVIEPYCTGCELCLPVCPVDCISLDVVSEGRTGWQAWSTEQADLGRERYEARTLRLVRDQSEHDNALEAKARMKLNDLASHSQHTDPTVLDKKRAVIEAALERARLKRLAAEAPPNDR, via the coding sequence ATGAATCCACTCGCACGGCGCATCAACGCGGCCCTGCCCCAAACACAATGCACGCGCTGCGGCTACCCCGATTGCGCGGGCTATGCCCAGGCGTTGGCAGACGGAGAGGCGGGCATCAACCAATGCCCGCCGGGTGGATTCGAGGGCGTTGTGCGTCTGGCGGCGATCACGGGCCGGGCGGTGCAAGCGCTGGATCCCCTGTTTGGCATCGAAGGGCCATTGACGGTCGCGGTCATCGACGAAGACTGGTGCATCGGTTGCACGCTTTGCATCAAGGTCTGCCCCACCGACGCCATCATGGGTACCAACAAACGCATGCACACGGTGATCGAGCCCTACTGCACCGGTTGCGAACTCTGCTTACCGGTGTGTCCGGTGGACTGCATTTCATTGGACGTGGTGAGCGAAGGGCGAACAGGCTGGCAGGCCTGGTCAACCGAACAAGCCGATCTTGGCCGCGAGCGCTACGAAGCGCGCACATTGCGGCTGGTACGCGACCAGTCCGAGCACGACAACGCGTTGGAAGCCAAAGCTCGCATGAAGCTGAACGACCTGGCGTCACATTCCCAGCACACCGACCCGACCGTTCTGGACAAGAAGCGGGCGGTGATTGAAGCTGCGCTGGAACGGGCCAGGCTCAAGCGGTTGGCCGCTGAGGCACCGCCCAACGATCGCTGA
- a CDS encoding acetyl/propionyl/methylcrotonyl-CoA carboxylase subunit alpha: MFTKILIANRGEIACRVIATAKKMGIATVAVYSEADKEARHVQLADESVLLGPAPSRESYLVADKIIAAAKATGAQAIHPGYGFLSENEAFAKRCEDEGIAFIGPKAHSIAAMGDKIASKKLAIAAKVNTIPGWNDAIESAERAVEIAKDIGYPVMIKASAGGGGKGLRVAFNDKEALEGFTACQNEARNSFGDDRIFIEKFVEQPRHIEIQVVGDSQGNVIYLNERECSIQRRHQKVIEEAPSAFISEATRKAMGEQAVALAKAVQYQSAGTVEFVVGKDQDFYFLEMNTRLQVEHPVTECITGLDLVELMIRVAAGEKLPLTQAEVKRDGWAMECRINAEDPFRNFLPSTGRLVRFAPPEQTMFQGNTDALYGVRVDTGVVDGGEIPMFYDSMIAKLIVHGKDRNDAIAKMREALNGFVIRGISSNIPFQAALLAHPKFVSGDFNTGFIAENYADGFHAEDVPHDDPNFLVALAAFVRRKSRERAAGISGQLPGYGVKVGHDFGVVTLDAAGKHGYSEVHVVEELGQIGVAMVTVDGTRYAISSPSRLNDVCITGICNGQPFTAQVERGTPRNPLALVVQNNGTKVEAMVVSPRMAELHKLMPFKAPPDMSKFVLSPMPGLLVEVAVQPGQAVQAGERVAVIEAMKMENVLFAAHDGVVKSISAEKGASLTVDQIIVEFV, encoded by the coding sequence ATGTTCACCAAGATCCTGATTGCAAACCGTGGCGAGATTGCTTGCCGCGTGATTGCCACCGCAAAAAAAATGGGCATCGCCACCGTGGCGGTGTATTCCGAAGCTGACAAAGAGGCCCGCCACGTGCAATTGGCCGATGAGTCGGTGTTGCTCGGGCCTGCGCCCTCGCGTGAGTCCTACCTTGTGGCCGACAAGATCATCGCGGCCGCCAAAGCCACGGGCGCGCAAGCGATTCATCCGGGCTACGGATTTTTGAGTGAAAACGAAGCCTTTGCCAAGCGCTGCGAAGACGAGGGCATTGCTTTTATCGGCCCCAAGGCCCATTCGATTGCCGCCATGGGCGACAAGATCGCCTCCAAAAAATTGGCCATTGCGGCCAAGGTCAACACCATTCCAGGCTGGAACGACGCCATCGAGTCGGCCGAGCGCGCGGTAGAAATTGCCAAAGACATAGGCTACCCCGTGATGATCAAGGCCTCGGCCGGCGGCGGCGGCAAGGGTTTGCGCGTGGCGTTCAACGACAAGGAAGCCCTGGAAGGTTTCACGGCCTGCCAGAACGAAGCGCGCAACAGCTTTGGCGACGACCGCATTTTCATCGAGAAGTTTGTCGAGCAGCCGCGCCACATTGAAATTCAGGTGGTCGGCGATTCGCAGGGCAACGTGATTTACCTGAATGAGCGCGAGTGCTCGATTCAGCGGCGCCACCAGAAGGTGATTGAAGAAGCGCCTTCGGCCTTCATTTCCGAGGCGACCCGCAAAGCCATGGGCGAACAGGCCGTGGCCCTGGCCAAAGCGGTGCAGTACCAGAGCGCTGGCACGGTGGAGTTTGTGGTTGGCAAGGATCAGGATTTTTACTTTCTGGAAATGAACACCCGCTTGCAGGTGGAGCACCCGGTGACCGAGTGCATCACAGGGCTTGATCTGGTGGAGTTGATGATTCGGGTGGCCGCAGGCGAAAAGCTGCCGTTGACCCAGGCCGAGGTGAAGCGTGATGGCTGGGCGATGGAATGCCGCATCAACGCCGAAGATCCTTTCCGCAACTTCCTGCCGTCGACCGGGCGCCTGGTGCGTTTTGCGCCACCCGAGCAAACCATGTTCCAGGGCAACACCGACGCGCTGTACGGCGTGAGGGTGGACACCGGCGTGGTGGATGGCGGCGAGATCCCCATGTTCTACGATTCGATGATCGCCAAGCTCATCGTGCACGGCAAGGACCGCAACGATGCGATTGCCAAGATGCGCGAGGCCCTCAATGGCTTTGTGATTCGCGGCATCAGCTCCAACATCCCTTTTCAGGCCGCATTGCTGGCCCACCCGAAATTTGTTTCCGGTGATTTCAACACGGGCTTTATCGCTGAAAACTACGCCGATGGTTTCCATGCGGAAGACGTCCCACACGATGACCCCAACTTTCTCGTGGCGCTGGCGGCGTTTGTGCGCCGCAAGTCACGCGAGCGTGCGGCGGGCATTTCGGGACAGCTGCCTGGCTACGGCGTCAAGGTGGGCCACGACTTTGGCGTGGTCACACTCGATGCAGCAGGCAAGCACGGCTACAGCGAGGTACACGTGGTCGAAGAGCTGGGCCAGATCGGCGTGGCCATGGTCACGGTTGACGGCACGCGCTATGCGATTTCCAGCCCCTCGCGGCTGAACGACGTGTGCATCACGGGCATCTGCAATGGTCAACCCTTCACAGCCCAGGTGGAGCGAGGCACGCCCCGCAACCCCTTGGCCTTGGTGGTGCAGAACAACGGGACCAAGGTCGAGGCCATGGTGGTTTCGCCGCGCATGGCCGAGCTGCACAAGCTCATGCCATTCAAGGCGCCGCCTGACATGAGCAAATTTGTGCTCTCGCCCATGCCCGGCCTGCTGGTAGAGGTGGCGGTGCAGCCCGGGCAAGCGGTGCAAGCCGGTGAACGGGTGGCCGTGATTGAGGCGATGAAGATGGAGAACGTGCTCTTCGCAGCTCACGATGGCGTGGTCAAATCCATCTCAGCTGAGAAAGGCGCATCCCTGACCGTGGATCAGATCATCGTGGAGTTTGTGTGA
- the phaZ gene encoding polyhydroxyalkanoate depolymerase, with product MLYQIYETQRSIMEPFADLAEVAAKFYSNPAMPASQFPMVQRVSAAYDLMHRLGKDYEKPTFGLTEVDVDGVQVAIHERIELDKPFCELRRFKRFSDDTATLEKLKGQPVVLIVAPLSGHYATLLRDTVRTMLKDHKVYITDWKNARLVPLSEGEFHLDDYVNYVQDFIRYLQDKYENCHVLSVCQPTVPVLAAVSLMASRGETTPLSMTMMGGPIDARKSPTAVNDLAVERSHSWFVNNVIYRVPDKFPGAGRRVYPGFLQHTGFVAMNPNHHADSHYDYFQDLIKGDDESVESHRKFYDEYNAVLDMDADYYLETIATVFQEYKLMHGTWDVKNPQGKMERVRPQDITQTALLTVEGELDDISGSGQSEAAHNLCTALSKNQRGHYEVEGAGHFGIFSGRRWREFAYPVLHKFILANHKAAKAPKNAAPQATNPALEALPTPKAKASAAKPAPGKAVLAKAKTPKKAVPAPAAATSTTTSKATPRRAPVAKASAAQAPAVEAKTASAVVTETPAPAKASTAATKASVAQAPAVEAQTASAVVTETPAPAKPSTAAAKALAAQAPAVEAKTASAVATETPASLKPSTTAAKRRAKPAA from the coding sequence ATGCTATATCAGATTTACGAAACGCAACGCTCCATCATGGAGCCCTTCGCCGACCTGGCGGAAGTTGCCGCCAAGTTTTACAGCAACCCGGCCATGCCTGCGTCGCAATTCCCGATGGTCCAGCGCGTATCGGCTGCCTACGACCTGATGCACCGGCTCGGTAAAGACTACGAAAAACCGACGTTTGGCCTCACCGAGGTCGATGTCGACGGTGTGCAAGTCGCTATCCATGAGCGCATCGAACTCGACAAACCCTTTTGCGAACTGCGCCGTTTCAAGCGATTTTCTGACGACACCGCAACACTGGAGAAGCTCAAAGGCCAACCGGTGGTGCTGATCGTTGCGCCGCTGTCGGGCCACTACGCCACGCTGTTGCGCGACACGGTGCGCACCATGCTCAAGGACCACAAGGTGTACATCACCGACTGGAAGAACGCCCGCTTGGTGCCACTGTCGGAAGGTGAATTCCACCTGGACGACTACGTCAACTATGTGCAGGATTTCATCCGTTACCTGCAAGACAAGTACGAAAACTGCCATGTCCTGAGCGTGTGCCAGCCCACCGTCCCGGTGCTGGCGGCCGTCTCGCTGATGGCGTCGCGCGGCGAGACCACCCCGCTTTCCATGACCATGATGGGCGGCCCGATCGACGCCCGCAAGTCACCCACGGCCGTGAACGATCTGGCGGTGGAGCGCAGCCACAGCTGGTTCGTGAACAATGTGATCTACCGGGTGCCAGACAAATTCCCGGGCGCAGGCCGTCGGGTGTATCCGGGCTTCCTGCAGCACACCGGCTTTGTGGCCATGAACCCCAATCACCATGCAGACAGCCACTACGATTACTTCCAGGATTTGATCAAGGGTGACGACGAAAGTGTTGAATCGCACCGCAAGTTCTACGACGAGTACAACGCCGTGCTCGACATGGACGCCGACTATTACCTGGAAACGATTGCAACCGTTTTCCAAGAATACAAGCTGATGCATGGCACCTGGGATGTCAAGAACCCCCAGGGCAAAATGGAACGCGTCCGTCCGCAAGACATCACCCAGACAGCTTTGCTGACCGTCGAAGGCGAACTCGACGATATTTCGGGCTCGGGCCAGTCTGAAGCGGCCCACAATCTGTGCACGGCGCTGAGCAAGAACCAGCGTGGCCACTACGAGGTAGAAGGTGCCGGTCACTTTGGCATTTTCAGCGGTCGTCGCTGGCGCGAATTCGCGTACCCCGTGTTGCACAAGTTCATTCTGGCGAACCACAAGGCAGCCAAGGCCCCAAAGAACGCTGCCCCACAAGCCACCAACCCCGCCCTCGAGGCCCTGCCAACGCCAAAAGCCAAAGCGTCCGCAGCCAAGCCTGCACCCGGGAAAGCGGTGCTGGCCAAAGCGAAGACCCCAAAGAAGGCTGTGCCAGCTCCGGCGGCTGCGACAAGCACCACCACCAGCAAAGCGACCCCTCGACGTGCACCAGTGGCCAAGGCTTCTGCAGCTCAAGCCCCTGCCGTTGAGGCCAAGACGGCCAGTGCAGTGGTGACTGAGACGCCGGCTCCGGCCAAGGCATCCACGGCAGCGACCAAGGCTTCGGTGGCTCAAGCCCCGGCTGTTGAGGCCCAGACGGCCAGTGCAGTGGTGACTGAGACGCCAGCTCCAGCCAAGCCATCCACGGCAGCGGCCAAGGCTTTGGCAGCTCAAGCCCCTGCAGTCGAGGCCAAGACGGCCAGTGCGGTGGCGACTGAGACGCCGGCTTCGCTCAAGCCATCTACGACAGCGGCCAAACGGCGCGCCAAGCCTGCCGCCTGA
- a CDS encoding VOC family protein: MSSIAKTRPFKVLGIQQVAIGGPDKLRLQKLWVEMLGLEVTGTFRSERENVDEDICAMGSGPFKVEVDLMQPLDPDKKPAVHTTPLNHIGLWIDDLPQAVEWLTAQGVRFAPGGIRKGAAGFDITFLHPKANEEFPIAGEGVLIELVQAPSAVVDAFARLASQPG, from the coding sequence ATGAGTTCAATTGCCAAAACACGCCCTTTTAAGGTGCTCGGCATTCAGCAGGTGGCCATTGGTGGCCCCGATAAACTGCGTCTGCAAAAGCTGTGGGTCGAAATGCTCGGGCTGGAGGTGACCGGCACGTTTCGCAGTGAGCGGGAAAACGTGGACGAAGACATCTGCGCCATGGGCTCGGGGCCGTTCAAGGTGGAGGTTGATCTGATGCAACCCCTGGACCCAGACAAAAAGCCGGCGGTCCACACCACGCCGCTGAACCATATCGGGCTGTGGATCGATGACCTGCCGCAGGCGGTGGAATGGCTCACGGCGCAGGGCGTTCGCTTCGCACCGGGGGGCATCCGCAAAGGCGCCGCAGGTTTTGACATCACCTTTCTGCACCCCAAGGCCAACGAAGAATTCCCGATTGCGGGCGAGGGCGTGTTGATTGAACTGGTGCAAGCCCCTTCAGCGGTTGTGGACGCTTTCGCGCGTTTGGCGAGTCAGCCCGGTTAG